The genomic window TTTGCTGTCGATTCGAGGAATCTATCTGTAGATCTATCGATCTCGACTCTCAATCTCAAGTGGAGAGCTGCGTACGTACTGACTAATCAATCGTCCAGCATCATCGATCAGCTGCTGCTCGGTGCTGCCAAACGCCAGCGCACTCACGGCACCAGTGGCCACGGACTGCCAGCGGCATACAATCTAGCGCGCGATTTTATCCCTGTTCGAAAGGAAGAAACGGGCGAGAATAGGCCAACAAGAGCGCGATCGTCAGGACACCAACTGTTGTTTATTCCGTATCAGGTTGGTGGGCTGTGCCCGCTCACACCACGCGGTCGCCGGCGGACCCTGACCGGCAACCCGCCGGCGAACGTGGCCGTCAGCCCCGGCGCGAACTTGGGCCGGCGCGAGCTCCGGCCGATCGCCTCGATGTCGAAGCTGCGgacgacggcgacgatgacggccttCATCTCCATGAGCGCGAGGTCCTTGCCGACGCAGACGCGCACGCCGGCCTGGAACACCGGGTACCGGTACGGGCTCACCGGGACGAACTGCCCGTCGCGGAGCCACCGCTCGGGCCGGAACTCGGAGCAGTCGGGGCCCCACACGGACTCCATCCGGCCCATGGCGTAGGCGTGGTAGGTGACCCGGGTGCCCTTGGCCACCGCCGTGCCGTCCGGGAGCGTGTCGTCGCCCGCCGCGAACTTGGAGTCGAACTGCACCGGCGGGAACAGCCGCATGCTCTCGTACAGCGCCGCGTGCACGTAGTGCATGTCCTTGAGCTTGCTGAAGCTCGGCCGGTCGTTGTCGTCGTCGCCCGCGACGCGTGACACCTCGTCCCGGATGGCGGCGGCGACCTCCGGGTGATcggagaggagcaggaagaaggcggTCAGCGCTGAGGCGACTGTGTCGCGGCCGGCGAGCACGAAACTGACGACGATGTCCCTGAGGTACTTCTCGTCGCTGATGGAGCCCATGAACCGCGACAGGAGGTCGCTGCCGGACGCGGCGCCGCCGAGCTTGTGTCGTTGCCGGGTGACCTCCGCGGCGAACCCGTCGACGAGGCGCACGGATTCCCGGAGCTTTCTCTCGTCCCCGACGTTGAAGAACCGCTTCAGCCGCCATATGATCTGCAACGGGGCGGTCGCGCGCCTCGCTGAGAGCATCGACGCCGTGTCGAACGCGTCAACGAACGCCGATACCGGCATGGACAGCTCGAGGCAGCCCGGGTCGAGGCCGAAGGAGATCTTGCATATGCAGTCGAAGGCGAAGCGACGGAACACGTCCTGCAGGTCCAGCACCTTGCCACCGTCGTCGTCGTGGGAACATGCAGAGTCAAGCAGGGGAACGAGACGGCCCCGCAGCTCGGAGGCGACGACGCCCGAGGCGAAAGCCCTGAGCGCCGGGGACGCAAGCTCGGCCGCGGCGAGCTTCCGCTGGAACAGCCACGCGTCTCCGTCGACGTTAAAGATCCCGCGGCCGAGCAGGTCGGCGAGGATGGCGGAGAAGGGCTTGCCCTTGGGGTAGTTATCGAAGCGCGCGCGCAGCATGTGGTCGACGGTGACGGGGTTGGCTGTGAGCACGTTGCGGAGCACGTGCACGTGCACGGTCTGCGACGGCGAGCGGCGCAGCAGGTGCGCGTACCAGTCGCAGAGGTTGTCGAACTCGCCTGCCCACGACGCCGTGAGGTAGGCCTCGCAGACCGCGCAGTCGCACCACCACGGCGGGCGCGTGCGCGCCACGGCCAGGAGGGCGGCGAGCGCCACGGTGCACGCCGCGAGCGCGAAGAAGGCGCCGGCCACGTGCGGCTGCAGCGAGAGCGCCCCAtgcagctccgcctccgccgccgccccatgcAGCGCCGCCTCGACGCCCATGACGAGCACGACGTAACGACGGCGCTAGCTGCTTTTATCTAtcgtacgtgcgtgtgtgtgcgcgcgcgcggggTTTCATATGCGGGCGGTGAGGTGAGGTGCCGTTGCGCCCGCCCCGGACGAGGCCGTTTTATACTGCCGGCCCTCTCCTCGCTCGTGTGTGTGGAAGGACGGTTATGGGCATGGACTCTCGCCCGTGTAGTTTCCCTCGTGACTTTGACCgctctctcactctcactctcagTAGGTCTGGGCACGTTCGCTCTCGAGCTCACCTCGGTCGAtcgggctgtagcagctggtgGTCTAGACTCTATAGGTGGAGAgccacatgtgctataggaatagCGCTTAATGATCTGCACGTTGTCCGCCGCGCCATGCGTGTCGTTCGATCGGGCCACGCACCGTCACCCACCTCCGGCTCCTTCTCCGGGTGGCACTTGGTTTTTCACCCCGGTCAGTCGACCACGACGTCAATACCCGGTCGTACATAACAGGAAAGCTCGCGCCTTGCCTACTTCGGCCAGCCAGAGCCAGTTATTGATTGCACTGCAGTGCCTACCCCTCCCACGATCCAGACAGTGCGATTGTACCGGACTAGTCGCCGTTCCAGGGATATTTACTGCGCCGTGGCGTTTTGAACGTGTTTCCAGTGCCCACTAGCTTATCTAGGCGCAGCAACACAGCAGCGCCAGGCCGCCCGGAGTACGTCTCTGCCCGTCTGCCGTCGTCGGGACCGACCGATCTTTCCCTCCCGCGGCGCATTAAGGACAACTGCAACGCTAGACCTCAGAAGggtaaattgcacaaaaccaccaccTTAAAGGATAGGTTTACAAAAAACACTACAATacattattttgcaaaaaaaaaaacgtctatgataatttttttgaaaaaacactGATCGGCGGATCGGACTCGGTTAAGTGCatttatgacagatggggcccgccAGTCAGGCTCACTTGGCACCACTTAACCTCTCAAATATAACGGCGACGTTTGATAACGCTATCCTTATGTGGGGCCCTATGGGGGTCCACCTGTcatccaaagaaaaaaaagaagaaaatctgCCTCCTACTTTTGTTATCCTCACGACCCCGTACGAGGTCCTGTTGCCAGAGacgcatcgcgccgccgccgcccaacctgTGTACGCCACCGGCCGGCGACCGCAGCAGCAGCTCCAACTCGGACAGGAATCCCGCACCAGGACAGCGGCCGCGTTGCTCGGCTTCACCTGCGCGTCCCTCGTCATCGGTCGCACCCCGCCCCCGCTGCAACTCCCTCCGACCCCAACGGCGGGCCGACGTTCCGTCGCACGGCTCCCTCCGACGCGTGCCGCGACTGCGACGAGGCAACTGACCGCCTGATCCGGGAGCTCCAACCGTTCCCGCCTCGCCGGCGTGGCCACGCCGCCCGCCGACGACCATCTCCGTGTCCCGCTGCAGTCGGCCGACCGAGGAGCTCGAGGTGGCTGTTCTCCAGCCGCCACCCCAAGCCTCCACGGCTTGCTGCGATGCAGGTTCCTTCCCCCAGACCCCGATggcgcgcctcctcgccggcgctGAGACCCATGGGCGTCTCGTACTACTGCTCTGCTCGTGTGCTTGCGCAGGCCGAATCCATGAAGCAGATTGCTTTTATGTTTTTGATTGAAGGGTGTTCCTATGAAATTGTAGGGGCTGGTTTGTAAAATGTTCAAGAGAGGAGTGTGACGCTGACAAGCAGGTCCCATGTCTAGCAATTGATTTAATGTAACGGTGTGAAAATTTTGTGCCACGTAAGCCTGACTGGCGGGCCCCGTCTATCATAAACGCACTTAACCGAGGCAAAGCCGCCgatcagtgttttttgcaaaaagattaccgtagacatgatgttttctgcaaaaaaaatgtaTTGTATTATTTTTCGCAAACCTAGtcttcaaagtggtggttttgtgcaatttactcaCTTCAAAAGGACATCCGTTTTATTCGAATTTCGTTCGTTTGGAATGACGATTGATGCCAAAGCCCGACATATGCATCCGGCTTCTGTTCGAGGCGCCCAACGTGGCGACCAATCCCAAAATGTCTGCTGCGCCCGCGCCCGCTGTGGCATCTTGTCGCCGCGCCCGCCGTGGCGGCTCGTGCTCGGGGCCACCTGCCTGCGCCCTGCTCTGGTCCTGCCGCTGCGCCCGTGCGGCTACAGCCGCGCCAGCTCGCAGCCGCGCAGCAGCAGCACGCAGCCCCGCCGCCCATCACCTCGCCGAACgtagccgcgccccgccgcccgtcaGCGCACCTTGCAGCACGCAGCCGTGCCCTGCGCCCTGCCACCCATCGCCGCACTAGCCCGCAgccgcgcctccccccccccccccccccccccccccgcccttccCTGCGCCCCGCCGCCCACTATCGCGGCCTCGCTTGTGCCACGCCCGACATCCGCGGCTCGAACGGCGACGCGGGGCCGCGGCCCCGACTCCGTGGCTACCACGGGGATCGATTTCACGAggcggcgaagaggaggaggagcaggcggcTTGATGACGGGCTGGGCTCGCCGGCAACGGCATCCTTGGCCGGCATGATGGGGGAGAGAAATAAAGAAAagtaggagagagagggggatggGCGGGCTGGTGGAGGTGGGGTGGGTGGCTGACGGTTGGGTTAGGCCTGGACGAGAGCGTATGCGGAGGATGCTTTCCTGCATCCGTTCAGTGTCCGTTCGACCACAAAATTAGATCATTTTGGGTCTGAGACGGGGTGAGTCGGATCAGAAACACTTTTTTGCGAATGGAGTTGCGCTTTGGGCCGGGTCGACGGACAGGACGGGGGGTCATGCCCTCGGGTACAATGACATCGTGCAACCTGCGCCGGGGCAGAAGGAGGCGCAAGTTGCATGGTAACGCGGTGCGTTTCAGGGGTCAGGGGTCAGGCTTCTGCAGTGTCGATTAATAGAGGCTGAATCGCCACTGCTGCTCGATGGGTATCTACCCAGCGCGCGGCAAGATTTTATATGATGAAATGCGGCGCCAGTTTCCAACtcgaaaaaaaaggagaagaagaaaatgcGGCTTTTACAGTTGGAGGACGTGCTCACTGATAGGTATGCCCTCGGTTAATCGAGCTGCTTGCCTCGTAAGAACCGACGTGGCAGCTTAATCATGTCGCCCTGGGTATTGCACTGTCAGTTCTAGGTAAACAAAAGCGGGGAGTAGTGCCGCATGATTGTTGCTTATTTTTGAACAAAAGTAGTGGTACTGCTGCATCATTGCTAAACTCTCTCCAGCTCAGGAAAACAATATATAGGTTACGTGCATCAGCCAAGGGCTGAGCTAGACGAAGACATGGTTGTACAAGTGCACATCCATTATTATTTTTTGCTAATACACAATTCGTTAATAAAAGGAAGAGAAATGAGTATAAATAGGATACAACACATGGCACAAACTCAAACCGACGTGGACATGGTCCCGGAGCGAAGAGAAAAGGGCTGCTCGGCCGGAATAGAAAAAGAACCACGGCTAAACCCACTAAGCATAGAGCCGGTCGGACGACGAACATCTTCAAAGCCAACAATGAAGACGCCGTGGGCAAGCAAGATAGCGCCTTCATGAAGGGAAGCGGCATGATtatgccgccgtcatccgatccgAAAAACCGGACCAAGTATTTCCCCAGGTGCTTGAACAGGGGTGCGGAAAAAGACTAtgacaacacctccaagaaggaacacGACAACTCGCAAGCGTCGTCGCTGCCCGCGTCGGCAAGCCGAGCAGGGATTTCACCCCGGCATGAGTCCGAGCAATCCCATTGCCGCCAGATCAAGGTCCGAAGATGACCAAGTCAGTCCGCAAGTCAAGACTACCACCACAGAAGGGTAGGGTGGGGCTGTGTCAGCCGTCGAAGGGTGGCACCGAGCACCGCCGAAAACCGCGAGCTTTGAGCCCGGCACGGCAAGTAGGTGGACGGGAAGGCGGGGTAGAGAGAGCCGTCGCGGAGGGCTGGAAAGCGGACCGACACCACTGGCAAGCTAGGAACTAGAAGAGGAACGCAACTCCGAGCTGCCGGGGGCGGAGCcgccgaagcgccggcgagctGAAGACCGAAGAGGATGCAACAATCAGAGCGCCAGGACCGGCACCGCACCGACAGAGGACGCCGGCAAGCCACGGACACTGCAGAACACAGGTCCATGGCTGTCGGGACCGGAGCAGTGCCGGTAAAGGTCCGCCGCTTGGCCTCAACCGCCCGCCAAGAACAAAATCGCAAAAGCCGGCACCGCAGCTCGGAGGAGGCGCGGTCCAGAACTTGGAGCGACCTGCAGCGAAGCCAAACCAAGACCCGGCTGCCACTTGAGTAAAACTAGATTGTTATTCGACTTTGTACACCCCATTCTTTTGATGCTAGCTCCGCCACACACATTAGCCCAATTAGGGGGTCAAGAGAAACCATGTGGATGTGGTACTACGTGCATGTGCTTCATCTTTCAACTGCCAGTTACAACTAATAAATCTCCTGCATGTGGTACGTGCTCAATTATTATTTTCTTTCAGAGGAGGTACGTGCTCAATTTGGGAAGGGATACGAAAAAGGATGGTATAGTACCAAATTAGAGCAACGGCCCGGCCAACAGAAACCTACTGTTTAGCAGCATGAAGTCGACATGTACAACAAATTAAGTGAACCGTGAACAGGTACAGGGGGACAGGTGGCATGAATCATTACCTGATAAGTTATGAAAACATGAGCAGACCCACCGAATCTAGCGGAGAAATGATATCTTGACTCGATGCTTTACGCACTAAATCCGAGCAGCTATGTCGCATGCAAATATATACAGTTGGATAGATCGCTGCAGTATTCTATGCTATCCTGGGGCGTGCTTAATAATGTACTCCTAGACACGTATAGCAAGCCATGTGAGCACGTATACAAGTAACAAGTTCAATCAAAGAAACGGTGCCAACGTCTTCGTCTTTGCTCCTGTCATGTGTCTTCGTGGCAATATTTGGATGGGGACACCGACCTTTGTCTATGCAAACCAAAAATTATCCTATTTTTGCTGTCGACCTCCCACCCCTTCCGAAAATGGACAAACTTGtggttgtttcaaaaaaaaaaactagcaCTAGAATTTTTTTAATCTATATATATGCCGAGTATGTATGGGCCGGCCTGTTTGGTCGTCTGGATCATTTTTTCCCTCCTAGTATGTGTGAGCCGGCTGAGCCGGACAAAGTTAATGTAAGCTCTAACCATGTCCTGCAGTTTGCTTGATGGCCCACAAAACCCCGTGCTGCATTATAGCAGAAATACTATCACGACGTATGGTTGCAAAAACGCTAAACCTTAAATGAGCTAAGACATGAAAACCCTACTAGAAAACCTAAATCCTAAAAACCCTAATCCCTGAACCCCCTAAACCATAAAACCCTTAATCCTAAAGATTATGCATAAATCCTTAAATAGTATCGGATTTTATTCTTCAAAATCACGGCTAACAGTAAAACCCTATCCCAATCCATAAAACAAAAGTGTTGTATAACCACAACATTTAAATCGCAAATCTTACAACTAAAGCTTATCAAAGCTAAAGCATAATACAAAAACTTACAATCATTCAATAGTTACGCTAGAGCGATGGGACTTCAAAATCCTTAATTTTCCAACTATAAGCATAAACAATAATGCAAAATATCACCAGACATACAAATTATAACATAATACTAGTACAAtgatttctactgtttgtctttaaTATACAATAAGAATTTGTTTAAAATTTTGGTGCGCAATGAAATTCATTTTATTTGGGAGTAAATTCTGTAGGTAA from Triticum aestivum cultivar Chinese Spring chromosome 3B, IWGSC CS RefSeq v2.1, whole genome shotgun sequence includes these protein-coding regions:
- the LOC123071482 gene encoding cytochrome P450 94C1-like, which produces MGVEAALHGAAAEAELHGALSLQPHVAGAFFALAACTVALAALLAVARTRPPWWCDCAVCEAYLTASWAGEFDNLCDWYAHLLRRSPSQTVHVHVLRNVLTANPVTVDHMLRARFDNYPKGKPFSAILADLLGRGIFNVDGDAWLFQRKLAAAELASPALRAFASGVVASELRGRLVPLLDSACSHDDDGGKVLDLQDVFRRFAFDCICKISFGLDPGCLELSMPVSAFVDAFDTASMLSARRATAPLQIIWRLKRFFNVGDERKLRESVRLVDGFAAEVTRQRHKLGGAASGSDLLSRFMGSISDEKYLRDIVVSFVLAGRDTVASALTAFFLLLSDHPEVAAAIRDEVSRVAGDDDNDRPSFSKLKDMHYVHAALYESMRLFPPVQFDSKFAAGDDTLPDGTAVAKGTRVTYHAYAMGRMESVWGPDCSEFRPERWLRDGQFVPVSPYRYPVFQAGVRVCVGKDLALMEMKAVIVAVVRSFDIEAIGRSSRRPKFAPGLTATFAGGLPVRVRRRPRGVSGHSPPT